A segment of the Phycisphaerae bacterium RAS1 genome:
CAGGGACTTCAGTCCCTGGCGCCGCCCAGTCCGTGCTTCCCGCCCAGAGGGCGGACGAAACCACGCCGATTCAGCCTTGTGTTATCATTGTCTTGAGGACTTGCCGTGCACAACCAGCTTGCGCCGATCCCCGACTCGCCGCCCGTGCCGCTCTACGACGGCCTGCGCGCCACCGCCGATGAATATCTGGCGCTGGCAGACGACGACTTCCGTTATGAGCTGATTGACGGGGTGATCCTGATGTCGCCAAGTCCGCTGCCGTTGCACCAGCGCGTCGCGTTTGAAATTGCCTACCAGCTTGAGGCGTTCCTGCGGCAGCGCCCGATCGGAATGGTCGTCCCCGAGGTGGACGTGAAGCTCTCCGACAAGCTCGTCTACCGACCCGAACTCGTTTTCGTGCGTCAGGACAATCTGAAGCGGATCGCCCCGAGAATAACGTTCACGCCCGACGTCGTCGTCGAGGTGATCTCCCCTGCCTCCCGGGGCCGCGACACGCGCACCAAGTTCGACGACTATCAGCGCGTCGGCGTCGCCGAGTATTGGCTGATCGACCCGCAGAACGAAGCGACGACGTTCTACCGGCTCGAAGGAGACCGATACGTTGACGCGTCGCCGCCGGCCGGGCAGGAAGCCTTCGAAAGCCGCGCGGTTGAGGGCTTCTCGCTGGACCTCGTAGCTCTTCGTCGGGCGTTTCACGCATTCGGTTCGTAAGTAGTTTGCGGTGGGCGCCCGGGAGGCTGCGCGCCGCCTGTCAGAACGCGAAGCGCAAGCGAGCGCGGACCGACGCAGGCGCTCGCTTGCGCTTCGCGTTCGGACGCGCGGCGCGGACGCCGGAAAGCTCACGGCACGGCCGGACTATCGGCGAGAACAACCAACGGCCCGTGTCCCAGCGTCAACAGTCCGAGGACCTTTCTATTGGGGTCGAGAACGACGATCTGGTCGTTTAGCTCGTACACGACCAAGTCCCCCGGCAGAACGGTCGGACAGCGGGCCGCCATCTGGCTGAACGGCGTTTCCCACGCAACGCAGAGCTCCTCCACGCCGGCCGCGCCGTAAACCGCCAAGCCTTCGATCGAGGATAATCCCGCGTGCACGAGGCGAACACGCTGGCTTTGCGGTCGAAGGTCTGTGGCCGTGCCGAAACTGCCCCAATAGTCGTTCTCGACCGCACCGCTGGCGAATTCCGCGGGCGCCGCGAACCGCGCTGGGCCGCCTATGCCCGGTCTCCCGCTGGACTCGTCACGCAACGCACGCGTCGGCCCGCGCCGGCCCTCATTGACGAATAACCGCCATCCAGGCCCGCCATCGATCCTTCGAGCGAAGAGTCGCGAGTTGATTGACGTGATATCGTCTTGCCTTACCGTCTCGACTTGCCCGCCTTGAATCGGAATTCGCTTCACGTCGCCGCTGACTCGATCGATGAAGTAGACCTGCGCGTGAAGCTCGCTGGGCACAAACTCCCCGCACGGACGAACCCGAACAGCCGTCGCCAACGAGATTCCACTCACTGTCAGGTACGCCGGAATGAGAAGCGCGTACGAACTCGCCTGCGCCGCAAGACAGCCAGCGACGACGCGCCCGAGCGTCCGCCGGCCCGCTCCCAGCGCGGCGGCAACGAACGGCCATTCCAGGATGTTCGTTAGGAAGAAAGATCCAATCACACATGCGATCAAGATCGAACGAATGTGCGTCACCAGCGGAAACGGGGTCGTCTCGTCCGACAAGCGATCATCGATCCAGGAAAACCCGAGCGCACCGCCAACCGCGGAAAAGTAGTTGCCGATGATCATCCAGAAGATCGCCCGAGTCGCCAGTACCCGAAACAAACGCCCGATGATCAGCCCCTCGATCGCGCCGATCAGAAGATTGCCGAAAGTCAGGTGAAGCAGTCCCGCCCACATGAGCGGCGTGCCGACGTTCGCGATCATCAGCGGCAAATTCGACATGGCTCACGTCGTCGGAGCGAAGATTCCTACGATGCTCCTCTACTCATTGGACGCGCGGTGCCACGCGCGCCTTGCCCGCCGCGCGCCTTCCCCGTCTGACCCAGCGCCACAAACATGTCCTCGTAGCTCTCTTCCAGATACCCCCGTCGCATATGCAACCCGATGTGATCCCACGGCAGAAGCTCATCGAAGCGCCGCTCACGATGCGCATAAAACGCCGGATCGACGCCGGCCGCCTCGAACGCCTGCTGCCAGATCAGGAAATTGAAGCACTCATCCCAGCCATCCAGCCGTGCCCCGCGCCGCCATGCCTCCAGAATCACCGCGCCCAGCCGCCGGTCGCCACGCGCGAAGACGCCCTCCAAGATCGAGCGTTGCGGATGATGCGTCGTGATCTTCACATTCGACCGCTTCCCGCCCCACCGACCGCCTGAATTCTGCGGGTCAAAGTAGGCCGATTCGCCGCCATCCTCCATCATCTCCCGCGCCGACGCATATCCACCCATCCCCCCATCCACCACCACCGGCCCGCGCGACCCCTTCCCCGCCAGTCGCCGCAGCTTCTCTCGCACTTCCAGAAAATACTCCAGCCGCGGCTGCGCCATCCACTGCAATGGCGTAAACGGCTTGGGTACCAGCCACCCCACGCTCGCGTTCACGTCCGCCGCCGGCTTGTGCAGCCGGCAGCGCTCGCGACTCACCGCGTTGGCAATTTCCCAGATGCCGAAAATGTCCTCGTCGCGCTCGCCGGGAAACCCGCTCATGAAATACAGCTTCACCCGGTTCCACCCGGCCTTGTACACCTCGCGCACACCGTCCAGCAGCGCCCCGTCGGTCACTTTCTTGCGAATCGCCGCCCGCATGTCGTCTCGGGCCGCCTCGACCGCCATCGTGATCGACCCCTTGCGGACCGAGTTGCCCATCCACGGAATGTGCCGCAGCATCCGATCGATCCGCAGCGACGGAAAGCTCATGTTCACCTGCCGCGGGCCGAAGCGCTCGTTGAACCGTGCCGCCAGCTCCGGCAAGAGCGGATAATCCGCCGTGCTCAGCGACAAGAGGCCGATCTCATCATGCCCCGTCGCCCAGTACGCCTCTTCCGCGATTTCCAGCACCTGCTCCACCGTGCGGTAATACAGCGGCCGCTTCGTATACCCCGCATGACAAAACCGGCACACCTGCGGACAGCCGCGCATGATTTCGATCGAAACCCGGTCATGCACCACCGGCGTCCACGGCAGAATCGGCCGCTTCGGAAACGGCGCCGTCTCAAAATCCGGCGTCTTGCAGCGGTCGATCCGCGTTGGCAGCCCCTCGTGTCGCGGCGTCAGCGCCCGAAGCGTGCCGTCCGCGTGATAGCTCGGCTCATACAGATTCGGCGCGTAGATCCACGGAAACCGCCGCGCCAGCAGCAGAATCATCTCCCGCCGCCGCACGCCGCCGCGCTTGAATTCGGCGTACGCGTCGAGAATTGCCGCCAGCGCATGCTCGCCGTCGCCGATCACGACCAGATCGAGAAAATCGGCCATCGGCTCGGGGTTGTCCGCCTGCGGCCCGCCGCAGATCACCAGCGGATGCGAGTCGTCTCGCTCCGAGGCCCGCAGCGGCACGCCCGCCAGGTCCAGCAGGTTCAGCACGGTCGTGAAGCACATCTCGTATTGCAGCGAGATCGCCAGGATGTCCGCGTCCGCGACCGGCTGCCGCGTGTCCCACGTAAACAGCGGAATCTTCCGCCCGCGCATCACCTTCTCGGCGTCGATCCACGGGCTGTACACCCGCTCCGCACAAACCCCCGGCGTGTGATTGCACAGCCAGTAAAGAATCTGGCACCCCAGGTGCGACATGCCGATCTTGTACGTATCCGGAAACGCGACCGCGACGCGAACTTCCGCCTGCTGCCAGTCCCCCGGCCGCACAAGCTGATTCACCTCGCCGCCGATGTACTGCGCCGGATGCTCGACGCGCGGCAGAAGCTCGTTACTGACGCGCTGATGGAGATTCAAATCGCTCATCGCCCTCTGCCCGTCACCCATGCTGTCTCCCGCCAAGTGTAGCCCGGCCGCCCCCGGCCGGAAACGTAGCCCGGCCGCCCCCGGCCGGGTTTCACATTTGATCGCATGTGGCACGGGAGTTTGTGTGGCACCGGTTTCCAATCGGTGTCTGTCTACACGCGTCTTCGACCCGTGCAACGCCTCGCCGGCCGCGCGGCGGCCCACCGCGATCCGGCAAGCCGCACCCCGCAATTGACACGCCCAACCCGCGGCGTTAGGACCAGATTCGCCAAGTCGCTCTCCGGACGCTTTTGTGCGTCCGCGGTGCGGCTTGCCGTTCCCTTCTACTTTTCGGAGGAAGAGAGATGCTTCGCAGAATTCTGTGCCTTCCGGTCGTTTTCGCGCTCAGCGTTGCCGCCCAGGCGGCATTGTTCTCCGGGCCGTCGTCGTTTTCGGTCACGCCGACGACGCAGCTCGGCCCGCTCACCAACAACCTGATCCTCACCGACAACGCCAATGGCTTCGTCGTTTCGGGGCAGGTGCTGATTACGATTCCGGGGTCGCCCGTCGCGGGAACGCTCGTGAGCTGGGTGGTCGACCGCCCGCTCGACGCGACGTTTGGAACCGGGTCGCTCCAGACCACCACGATTCTCGACGGCTTCTCGCAGCCGCCGCCGGGGCTGGCCGGCAACACCAGCGGCATCTGCGAGTCTTCCTTCACCAACTTCCCGGTAACGTCGCTCTCGCAGATTCCCGTGACGCTGCCCGCGGGGACGGCGACCTGGCCTAACATCACGGTCAACAGCTCGACGTTTTCCTACACGTCGGGCGGCGTCAACTTTCTGCGCCAGCGCTTCGATGTTGACGGCGTCTACCTCGGCGGCCCCGGCGGAATCTGGGTCGTCGACGTCCCCGTGACCACGATCGCAACCGTCATCCCCGAGCCCGCGACAGCGTCGCTGCTGGGCCTGGGCCTGGCGCTGGCCCGTCGGCGACGCTAGAAACGACCGCCACCCGAGCGCCTCAATCGCTCATCGCGGCCGTCGCGAAAGCGCGCCGGGCCGACACACTGGGGTATGGGCTTCCAGCCCGTCGCGCTGTCTTTCGGGCTTCCAGCCCGCTGAGCCGTGAACGGAAAACTGTTCATCCCGCCGCCCGCATAACTGAATACGATGAGCGCCCTGCGGCCGACGATGCGCGAACCCCGCGAGAGGCGCCGTCGGCCACAGAGGGCCGACGCTACATCCCAGGAGCGCTGCGAGAGCCTCGCGCTACTTCTTGCCTTCCTGGTTCTGACTTCCGGCGGCATCGTCCTGTTTGCCGACCCGATCCATCAGCGCCCGCGTGCGCGTCGCCTCGGCGCTCTGCGTTCCCAGCCGTTTCTCGATGATCGCCAATGCCTCCGTCAGCAGCTCGGCCGCCTCGTTGAAGCGCCGCTGCGTGCGAAGCAGGTCGGCCAGGTTCCGCTGCCCGCGCGCGACAAACTCATGGTCCGGTCCGTACGCCTGGCGCAGAATCTCCAGCGCACGCCGAAAACAGCGTTCCGCCTCGCTCGCCTTTCCGGCGTCGGCCAGCACCAGGGCGTAGTTGTTGAGCGCCTTGGCCACGTCGGGGTGGTTCGCATCAAGCCAGGCAGTCCGCAGCGCCAGCACGGCCTCATATTCGTGTTCGGCCTCAGTCGTCAGCCGCGCCGCCGCGGCGCCGTCGACGGGCCCCAGCCGGGCGGCCTCCGCCCGCAGCAGGCCCGCCAGGTTGTTCCGCGTCTGCGCCAGCGCGTTGGCGGCGCGCGCCTTCTCGCTCCGCGACACGCCGGCGCCGTGCAGCGCGGCGTCGAAGATGCGCGTGCGGATACTGAGCGCCTCGCGATACTCCGCGCTGGCTTCCCCGGTTCGCGCGAGCTGCTTGTGAAGCAGCCCCAGGTTGTTGAGCGTCGCCGCAAGCTCCTCCGACCCCGGCAGGCGCCGCCGGCGAATCGCCAGCGCCTGCTTCAGAGCGGCCTCCGCCTCGTCGTATCCGCTGCGGCGCAGCAGCAGCAGCTCGCCCAGGTCATTCAGGCTCTGGGCCACGTCCACATGATCTTCGCCCAGACGCTCTCGCCGCGTCTGGAGCGCAAAACGCAGGTGCCGCTCGGCGGCGTCGTAGTCGCTGAAACTCAGGAAGGTATTGCCGAGCGTGTTTCGCACGGCGGCCGATTCGAGCGGCTGATCATCCAGCTCCATGACGATTCGCCGGTCGGCGGCGCGCAGTGCGTCATACACGGTGACCGACCGATCGCCTTGCCGGGCCGGATCGGGCGCGACCAGCACGCTCTGCAGCACATCGCTGATCCAGCGGAACTTGGTCGCCTCGGACCGGGCGCGCGACAGCAGGTCCTGAGTCACCACGAGCGCGCCGACCAGCACGGCGAAGAGCGCCGTCAGCAGCAGCGTTCCGGCGCGATGCCGCCGGATGAACTTCGCCAGCCGGTAGGCGGCGCTGGCGGGCCGGGCGGTGATGGGATAGCCGTTCAGGAAGCGCACCAGGTCGTCCTGAAGCCCCGCGACCGTCTGGTACCGCCGCCCGGCCTCCTTTTCCACCGCCTTCATCGCGATGACCGAGACATCCCGCGGCACAGCGCCGTTCAGCGAGCGCGGGTTTCGCGGAGGCTGCTCACAGATGCGCTGCACGGCTTCGTGCAAGGCGGTCTGCGCCACGCGCACCGGCAATTCGCCCGTCACCAGCTCATACAGAATGACGCCCAGCGCGTAGACGTCGGTCCGCACGTCGATCGCCTCCACCTGGCCGCGGGCCTGCTCCGGACTCATGTACGGCAGCGTCCCCAGCAGCCGGCCGGTCTCAGTGGCGACGGTGACGGCCGCCACGTCGCTGTCGCTGATTCGCGCCAGGCCGAAATCGAGCACTTTCGGCCGCCCGTCGTCGCTCACCAGGATGTTCCCCGGCTTCAGATCGCGGTGAATCACGCCGCGCTGATGGGCGTAGTTGATCGCCTCGCAGATTTGCACGAACAGCCGCACGCGTTCCATCAGCGACGATGGCGCGGCGCCAGCCCCGCTGCTGCGCCGCCCGGCCGCGTAGTCGCCCAGCGACACGCCCTGCACCAGCTCCATCGCGAAGTACTGCTGCCCGTCGGCCGACCCGGCCTCGTAGATGGCGGCGATCGAGGGATGCGACAGGCGCGCCAGCGTCTGCGCCTCGCGGCGGAAGAGCCGCAGGCGGTATTCGTCCGCGTCGGCGAATCCGCGAATGACCTTCAGCGCAACCGATCGCTGCGGCGTCTGCTGCTCAGCTTCGTAAACGACGCCCATTCCGCCCTGGCCGATCCGCCGGATGATCCGGTAGCTGCCGATCGACTTGGGCAGCGCCGCCGCACGACCGGCCTGGCCCACCGCGCCGGCCGCGAGGCGAATCCCGGCCAGCAATCCGCGCATCTCATCCGCCCTGGCCTGGCAACGGTCGCAGGTCGCGACGTGCGACGCGATATCGCGCTCGGCGGTCGCGTCGTCCTCTTCCCCATGCACCCATACCCACAGCCGTTCGCTGGGCATGTCGCAGCTCATGCGTCGCTGTGCCCCGTCAGCTTCTGCATCTGCTCCTGAAGATAGTCGGACGCCCGCACCAGCCGGCCCTTGACCGCCTGCTCGCTGACGCCCAGCGACTCGGCCATTTCCTGTCGCGAAAAACCCTCGAAATACTTGAGTTGCAGAACGCTGCGATACTCCTCCGGCATGCCGGCGATGATCTGCGCGATCAGCGCCTCGCGCTCCTCGCGTGCGGCCTTGGTTTGCGGCCCGCTAGTCGAGCCGGCCGCGTCGAAACCCGTGCGAATGCGGAAATCATGCGTTGGGCTGCGCTGTTGGCGGCGGAGGATGTCGAGGCAGTGATTGCGGGCGATTTTGTAAACCCACGGCTTGAACGCCCCGTCGGGAAGGTTTGCGGCTTCCGTCAGCTTGGCGAACGTCTCTTGCGAAACGTCCTCGGCAAGCTGGCTGTCCTGCAGGTATGAGGCGCAGAAGCGATGAATCGCCGGCCAATAGCGCCGCACCAGCTCGTCAACGCAGCCGCTCTTCTTCTCGCGCGCGCCGGCGACGAGTTCCGCGTCGGACAGGCTGTCGATCGGTCCTTCAGCCATGGCCGCGATATGTTAGCCGGGGCTGGCGAAACCTGCCCGCACTCACGGCGCGGAACTGGTGCCCGGCCGCCCCCCGCCGAAGCCGCAGCGACCAGCTCGCCGCCACGCGAGAAAACGCGGAAGGCTCGGCGACTGCGTCAACGTCCAATCGCCTGGGATCTGCCCACGCACTGATTGCCTCACGTCCCCAGCGGATTCCTGAGCCGCACAAACTCCGCCTTCGACGGCACCGACCCTTGCAGCCCCGAGGCGTGCGTGCCGGTGCAGATGAACAGCATGTACCACGCCGGCGGGGCGATGTTCGGGTTGCTCGGCGGCGT
Coding sequences within it:
- a CDS encoding Radical SAM superfamily protein, with amino-acid sequence MGDGQRAMSDLNLHQRVSNELLPRVEHPAQYIGGEVNQLVRPGDWQQAEVRVAVAFPDTYKIGMSHLGCQILYWLCNHTPGVCAERVYSPWIDAEKVMRGRKIPLFTWDTRQPVADADILAISLQYEMCFTTVLNLLDLAGVPLRASERDDSHPLVICGGPQADNPEPMADFLDLVVIGDGEHALAAILDAYAEFKRGGVRRREMILLLARRFPWIYAPNLYEPSYHADGTLRALTPRHEGLPTRIDRCKTPDFETAPFPKRPILPWTPVVHDRVSIEIMRGCPQVCRFCHAGYTKRPLYYRTVEQVLEIAEEAYWATGHDEIGLLSLSTADYPLLPELAARFNERFGPRQVNMSFPSLRIDRMLRHIPWMGNSVRKGSITMAVEAARDDMRAAIRKKVTDGALLDGVREVYKAGWNRVKLYFMSGFPGERDEDIFGIWEIANAVSRERCRLHKPAADVNASVGWLVPKPFTPLQWMAQPRLEYFLEVREKLRRLAGKGSRGPVVVDGGMGGYASAREMMEDGGESAYFDPQNSGGRWGGKRSNVKITTHHPQRSILEGVFARGDRRLGAVILEAWRRGARLDGWDECFNFLIWQQAFEAAGVDPAFYAHRERRFDELLPWDHIGLHMRRGYLEESYEDMFVALGQTGKARGGQGARGTARPMSRGAS
- the prkC_17 gene encoding Serine/threonine-protein kinase PrkC, with amino-acid sequence MSCDMPSERLWVWVHGEEDDATAERDIASHVATCDRCQARADEMRGLLAGIRLAAGAVGQAGRAAALPKSIGSYRIIRRIGQGGMGVVYEAEQQTPQRSVALKVIRGFADADEYRLRLFRREAQTLARLSHPSIAAIYEAGSADGQQYFAMELVQGVSLGDYAAGRRSSGAGAAPSSLMERVRLFVQICEAINYAHQRGVIHRDLKPGNILVSDDGRPKVLDFGLARISDSDVAAVTVATETGRLLGTLPYMSPEQARGQVEAIDVRTDVYALGVILYELVTGELPVRVAQTALHEAVQRICEQPPRNPRSLNGAVPRDVSVIAMKAVEKEAGRRYQTVAGLQDDLVRFLNGYPITARPASAAYRLAKFIRRHRAGTLLLTALFAVLVGALVVTQDLLSRARSEATKFRWISDVLQSVLVAPDPARQGDRSVTVYDALRAADRRIVMELDDQPLESAAVRNTLGNTFLSFSDYDAAERHLRFALQTRRERLGEDHVDVAQSLNDLGELLLLRRSGYDEAEAALKQALAIRRRRLPGSEELAATLNNLGLLHKQLARTGEASAEYREALSIRTRIFDAALHGAGVSRSEKARAANALAQTRNNLAGLLRAEAARLGPVDGAAAARLTTEAEHEYEAVLALRTAWLDANHPDVAKALNNYALVLADAGKASEAERCFRRALEILRQAYGPDHEFVARGQRNLADLLRTQRRFNEAAELLTEALAIIEKRLGTQSAEATRTRALMDRVGKQDDAAGSQNQEGKK
- the sigM gene encoding RNA polymerase sigma factor SigM; translated protein: MAEGPIDSLSDAELVAGAREKKSGCVDELVRRYWPAIHRFCASYLQDSQLAEDVSQETFAKLTEAANLPDGAFKPWVYKIARNHCLDILRRQQRSPTHDFRIRTGFDAAGSTSGPQTKAAREEREALIAQIIAGMPEEYRSVLQLKYFEGFSRQEMAESLGVSEQAVKGRLVRASDYLQEQMQKLTGHSDA